A stretch of the Chitinophaga sp. Cy-1792 genome encodes the following:
- a CDS encoding M57 family metalloprotease has translation MKKQTLGVLFCLLAVFAMVSCQKNVKSTDATPQAVSEDVLASIKAYGFSTSDVHAVNGGYIVEGDIFLTKEQLSQKVSGPTLQVAKTEQYRTTNLVTGLPRVIKVYVTGLGSAFIAGTDTAIARYNALGLRITFQRITSGTADITIQGFNQGPSGGYITLGSSGFPTSGGAPYNLIQMNTNSQAYGSNPNVLYVGSVIQHEIGHCIGMRHTDYMNRAYSCGGTATNEGTAGVGAIQIPGTPSTADPNSWMLACSNGGNRTFNANDIIGLNYLYK, from the coding sequence ATGAAAAAACAAACACTTGGTGTTCTTTTCTGTCTCCTGGCTGTATTTGCCATGGTATCCTGTCAAAAAAACGTAAAAAGCACTGACGCTACTCCACAAGCAGTTAGCGAAGACGTGTTAGCCTCCATCAAAGCCTATGGCTTCTCTACAAGTGATGTGCACGCAGTAAACGGTGGTTACATCGTTGAAGGTGACATCTTCCTGACCAAAGAACAACTGTCACAAAAAGTTAGTGGTCCTACCTTACAGGTGGCCAAAACTGAACAGTACAGAACTACCAACCTGGTTACCGGTCTGCCTCGCGTAATCAAAGTGTATGTTACCGGCCTCGGTTCTGCTTTCATCGCAGGTACTGATACCGCCATCGCACGTTACAATGCACTGGGTCTGCGTATTACCTTCCAGCGTATTACCAGCGGTACCGCTGATATCACTATCCAGGGCTTCAACCAGGGCCCAAGCGGTGGTTATATCACCCTCGGTTCTTCCGGATTCCCTACCAGCGGTGGTGCACCTTACAACCTGATTCAGATGAATACCAACAGCCAGGCTTACGGTTCTAACCCTAACGTACTGTATGTAGGTTCTGTTATCCAACACGAAATCGGTCACTGTATCGGTATGCGTCATACCGACTATATGAACCGTGCCTACAGCTGCGGCGGTACCGCTACCAACGAAGGCACTGCAGGCGTTGGCGCTATCCAGATCCCTGGTACACCTAGCACCGCAGATCCTAACTCATGGATGCTCGCCTGCTCCAACGGCGGCAACCGCACCTTCAATGCCAATGATATCATTGGACTGAACTATCTTTATAAATAA
- a CDS encoding M57 family metalloprotease, with amino-acid sequence MKKQTLNILYCLLAAFIMVSCQKNVKSTDAVPQAVSDDVLASIKAYGFSTSDVHPTDGGYIVEGDIFLSNDDLALKVSGPTLQVAKTEQYRTTNLVTGLPRIIKIKVSNLGAAFISGTDTAIARYNRLGLRITFQRITSGTADITIQGFNQGPSGGYITLGSSGFPTSAGKPYNLIQMNTNAQAYGANPNVLYVGSVIQHEIGHCIGMRHTDYMNRAYSCGGTATNEGTAGVGAIQIPGTPSTADPNSWMLACSNGGNRTFNANDIIALKYLYK; translated from the coding sequence ATGAAAAAGCAAACGCTTAATATTCTTTACTGTCTCCTGGCTGCATTTATTATGGTATCCTGCCAGAAAAACGTTAAAAGCACTGATGCAGTTCCGCAAGCAGTCAGCGACGATGTTTTAGCCTCTATTAAAGCTTATGGCTTCTCTACCAGCGATGTTCATCCCACAGACGGAGGATATATCGTAGAAGGTGATATCTTCCTGTCTAATGATGATCTTGCACTGAAAGTGAGTGGCCCTACATTGCAGGTGGCCAAAACAGAACAATACAGAACCACCAACCTGGTGACCGGTTTGCCACGTATTATTAAAATTAAAGTGAGTAACCTGGGTGCCGCTTTTATATCTGGCACTGATACTGCCATTGCCAGATATAACAGACTCGGACTGCGTATCACTTTTCAGCGTATTACCAGTGGCACTGCTGATATTACCATTCAGGGCTTCAACCAGGGCCCAAGCGGTGGATATATTACCCTCGGCTCTTCCGGATTCCCCACCAGTGCCGGTAAGCCTTATAACCTGATTCAAATGAATACCAACGCACAGGCTTATGGTGCCAACCCCAACGTACTGTACGTAGGATCTGTTATCCAACATGAAATTGGTCACTGCATCGGTATGCGTCATACGGATTATATGAACCGTGCCTACAGCTGCGGCGGTACCGCTACCAATGAAGGAACTGCAGGCGTTGGCGCCATCCAGATCCCAGGTACCCCAAGCACCGCCGATCCTAACTCCTGGATGCTGGCCTGCTCCAACGGCGGAAACCGCACCTTCAATGCCAATGATATCATCGCATTGAAATATCTGTATAAATAA
- a CDS encoding intradiol ring-cleavage dioxygenase, with product MEQSRKKFLKNLLVSAAAIPVVIEACKKSNDTTTDTTDTTSNSNNGSCTKAPEETDGPYPLYASRTEAIDHVDITEGKTGIPLNVTINILNVNNSCQPLANARVDIWHCDKDGYYSGYTNNGYLGTQNNEKATFCRGIQHTDANGQVKFATIYPGWYTGRITHIHAQIYVNDVLKTTTQIAFPDDLNTIIYKTALYAAHGQNNSVARNSADSVFADSLYAELASVTANTSGGYDMVHTIRISG from the coding sequence ATGGAACAATCAAGGAAGAAATTTTTGAAAAACCTGCTCGTCAGCGCAGCCGCCATTCCCGTAGTTATTGAAGCCTGCAAAAAGAGCAACGACACCACCACCGACACAACGGATACCACCAGCAACAGCAACAACGGTAGCTGTACCAAAGCACCTGAAGAAACAGACGGACCATACCCGCTCTATGCCTCCCGTACAGAAGCAATCGACCATGTAGACATCACCGAAGGAAAAACAGGAATTCCCCTGAATGTAACCATCAATATCCTCAACGTCAACAACAGCTGTCAGCCACTCGCCAACGCCCGCGTAGATATCTGGCATTGTGATAAGGATGGCTACTATTCCGGTTATACCAATAATGGCTATCTCGGCACGCAAAATAATGAGAAAGCAACCTTCTGCAGGGGAATACAACATACCGATGCCAATGGCCAGGTGAAATTCGCTACCATCTACCCAGGCTGGTATACCGGCCGCATCACTCATATTCACGCACAGATATACGTGAACGATGTACTGAAAACAACGACACAGATCGCGTTCCCGGATGATCTCAATACCATCATTTATAAAACGGCTTTATATGCGGCACACGGACAAAATAATTCTGTGGCCAGAAACAGTGCGGATTCTGTCTTTGCAGACTCATTATATGCCGAACTGGCAAGCGTTACGGCTAATACTAGTGGGGGATACGATATGGTTCATACAATCCGTATCAGTGGTTAG
- a CDS encoding LytTR family DNA-binding domain-containing protein: MEIKFIAIDNEPPALDVITTHARQFKALKLVQTFDDAIAAAAWLRHAKVDLIFMDIQMPDISGVELARSLHDAPMIIFTTAYKQYAFDGFELNAVDYLLKPISFERFEKSIDKVLSQCGKQQEQSEKDFLVIHSSYQVMRIDTRRIRYIESLKDYVRIHLTDAAPVLTLMTMKKMLEQLPAGKFSRIHRSYIVAVHEIRSVSNRLVRMNCGMQLPVGDSYSQFLKEWKQP; the protein is encoded by the coding sequence ATGGAGATAAAATTCATAGCGATCGATAATGAGCCGCCGGCATTGGATGTAATCACCACTCATGCCCGTCAGTTCAAGGCACTGAAGCTGGTACAAACCTTCGATGATGCTATTGCCGCAGCGGCCTGGCTGCGTCATGCGAAAGTGGACCTTATCTTCATGGATATTCAGATGCCGGATATTAGTGGCGTAGAACTGGCGCGTTCGCTGCATGATGCGCCAATGATCATTTTCACAACAGCTTATAAGCAATATGCCTTCGATGGTTTTGAACTCAATGCCGTAGACTACCTGCTGAAACCTATCAGTTTTGAGCGCTTCGAAAAGTCTATTGATAAGGTATTGTCCCAATGTGGCAAACAGCAGGAGCAATCAGAAAAAGACTTCCTGGTGATACATTCTTCCTACCAGGTAATGCGGATAGATACCCGCAGGATAAGGTATATAGAGAGTTTAAAAGATTATGTACGTATACATCTGACAGATGCAGCTCCGGTACTGACGTTGATGACCATGAAAAAAATGTTGGAGCAGTTACCTGCTGGCAAATTCAGCAGGATACACCGTAGTTATATCGTAGCAGTACATGAAATCCGCTCGGTAAGTAACCGGCTGGTGAGGATGAACTGTGGCATGCAATTGCCTGTTGGCGATAGTTACAGTCAGTTTTTAAAAGAATGGAAACAACCCTGA
- a CDS encoding sensor histidine kinase — MPLLFISGQTGDSRALAILFSPEFLVFILTYSALFYFHTNFLFPQLFFRKHYLLYFFSIVILLLMINLMQPFDHLFMRFPHHMGPPMMHHGPPPDGMMPAMPAQPPGPGRMRFHMDFISLFLCMLTIALSVAIETTHRWRQTEKRALYAETRKTQAELSFLKAQINPHFLFNTLNNIYSLAITRNEYAAPSIMKLSNMLRYVTEENRNYVLLQGEIACLNDYIDLQRLRLSKQTKVEVTITGDPGVKCIAPLVLLPFLENAFKYGLSNHEESRIIITLNIEEDSIRFFCSNKIFKKHQQENRTGIGISNTVQRLEHLYPDRYTLTTEEVAGQFQVTLILQGLYGDKIHSDR; from the coding sequence TTGCCTTTACTGTTTATCAGCGGGCAGACGGGTGACAGCCGTGCCCTGGCTATCTTATTCTCGCCGGAATTTCTGGTATTCATCCTGACTTATTCGGCACTGTTCTATTTTCATACTAATTTTCTTTTCCCTCAACTTTTCTTCCGGAAGCACTACTTACTGTATTTCTTCTCGATAGTAATATTATTGCTGATGATCAACCTGATGCAACCGTTTGATCATCTCTTTATGCGTTTCCCCCATCATATGGGCCCACCGATGATGCACCACGGGCCGCCCCCTGATGGCATGATGCCTGCTATGCCGGCACAACCACCAGGACCGGGGCGTATGCGGTTCCATATGGATTTCATCAGTTTATTTCTCTGTATGCTCACCATAGCGCTGAGTGTGGCCATAGAAACCACACACCGCTGGCGGCAGACAGAGAAACGCGCATTATATGCAGAAACCCGCAAAACACAGGCGGAGTTATCTTTTCTTAAAGCACAGATCAACCCCCATTTTCTTTTTAATACGCTCAACAATATCTACTCGCTGGCCATCACCCGTAATGAATATGCGGCGCCAAGCATCATGAAGTTGTCTAACATGCTGCGTTACGTAACAGAGGAGAACAGGAATTATGTGTTATTACAGGGAGAAATAGCTTGTCTGAATGATTATATAGACCTGCAACGACTCAGACTCAGCAAGCAAACCAAGGTGGAGGTGACCATCACCGGGGATCCTGGTGTGAAATGTATAGCGCCACTGGTGCTGCTGCCTTTCCTGGAGAATGCATTCAAATATGGCCTGAGTAACCATGAAGAGTCCAGAATTATAATAACATTGAATATTGAGGAAGATAGTATCCGCTTCTTTTGCAGTAATAAGATATTCAAGAAACATCAGCAGGAAAACCGTACAGGAATTGGCATTTCCAATACCGTTCAGCGACTGGAGCATCTTTATCCGGACCGTTATACCTTAACAACAGAGGAGGTAGCTGGTCAATTTCAAGTAACATTAATATTGCAGGGACTGTATGGAGATAAAATTCATAGCGATCGATAA
- a CDS encoding S46 family peptidase — MLQNSVKKWLLLALLVLSQHVYATEGMWLPQLLSNLNEKEMKGMGMKINASDIYNINKGSLKDAIVSFGGFCTAEVISSQGLLLTNHHCGYDAIQKHSSLEHNYLENGFWARTAAEELPNPGLTATFIVRIDDVTKAAVADVKPGMTEKERQSAIDKRLEIIKQQVKKESWQDAMIKPFFEGNKYYLFVTETYKDVRLVGTPPSSIGKFGSDTDNWVWPRHTGDFSMFRIYAGKDGKPAPYSADNVPLKPKYFLPISMKGVKKDDFTMVMGFPGRTTEYLPSEAVKQTVEVLDFAKVEMRDAALKIWDGYMRKNEQIKIQYAAKFASTANYWKKWQGEMLGIKKTDGIAKKQRYEAEYNKLLNANPALKQQYGGVLDTLNALYVKINPYAQNRDYYSELTKNVELLSAADKLFDYLDKMNANGSSDDSRNKFAGTMQDFYKNYNPGVDKDVFVSLVDIYTKRVPENLRGSLFNNIWSASGNSSKTLADNVYATSALTAHAKVMKLVQLPQEEMIAALRKDLGVQLAIALHEGFKENVAPQLSALQLQINDRQRTYMQAQMDVLAGKKNFYPDANSTLRVTYGKVDGYSPKDGVDYDYYTWLDGVMEKYIPGDYEFDVPAKLIELYKKKDYGRYGVNGKMPVCFIASNHTTGGNSGSPALNAYGQLIGLNFDRTWEGTMSDINYDPSICRNIMVDIRYVLFIVDKFAGCTRLVDEMKLVN, encoded by the coding sequence ATGTTGCAAAATTCAGTGAAGAAATGGCTGCTGCTGGCACTACTGGTGCTCTCTCAGCATGTTTATGCTACTGAGGGGATGTGGTTGCCGCAGCTGCTCTCTAATCTCAATGAAAAAGAGATGAAGGGTATGGGTATGAAAATCAATGCCTCAGATATTTATAACATTAATAAAGGAAGTCTGAAAGATGCGATTGTCAGCTTCGGTGGTTTCTGTACGGCAGAAGTGATCTCCTCCCAGGGATTATTACTGACTAACCACCACTGTGGTTACGATGCTATCCAGAAACATTCTTCACTGGAGCATAACTATCTGGAAAATGGCTTCTGGGCACGTACTGCTGCTGAAGAACTGCCAAACCCGGGCCTGACGGCTACCTTCATCGTTCGCATCGATGATGTTACCAAAGCTGCCGTTGCAGATGTGAAACCTGGTATGACGGAGAAAGAAAGACAATCCGCTATTGATAAACGCCTGGAAATCATTAAACAACAGGTGAAAAAGGAATCATGGCAGGACGCTATGATCAAACCTTTTTTTGAAGGAAATAAATACTATCTCTTCGTAACCGAAACCTATAAGGATGTTCGCCTGGTAGGTACACCACCTTCTTCTATCGGTAAGTTCGGATCAGATACGGATAACTGGGTATGGCCCCGTCATACAGGCGATTTCAGCATGTTTCGTATCTACGCCGGTAAGGATGGCAAGCCAGCTCCGTATTCGGCGGATAATGTGCCTTTAAAGCCAAAATATTTTCTGCCAATCTCCATGAAAGGCGTTAAAAAGGACGACTTCACCATGGTAATGGGATTCCCTGGCCGTACCACCGAATACCTGCCTTCCGAAGCAGTGAAACAAACAGTGGAAGTACTCGACTTTGCCAAAGTGGAAATGCGCGATGCCGCCCTGAAAATCTGGGATGGCTACATGCGTAAAAATGAGCAGATCAAAATCCAATACGCCGCTAAGTTTGCCAGCACCGCTAACTACTGGAAAAAATGGCAGGGCGAAATGCTGGGCATCAAAAAAACAGATGGTATCGCTAAAAAACAACGCTACGAAGCGGAATACAATAAACTCCTGAACGCCAACCCTGCACTGAAACAGCAGTACGGCGGCGTGCTCGATACCCTGAATGCCCTCTACGTTAAAATCAATCCCTACGCACAGAACCGCGATTACTATTCCGAGCTGACCAAAAACGTAGAACTGCTGTCCGCAGCAGATAAACTGTTCGACTACCTCGACAAAATGAACGCTAACGGTTCTTCCGACGATAGCCGCAATAAGTTCGCCGGTACCATGCAGGACTTCTATAAAAATTATAATCCGGGTGTAGACAAAGACGTATTTGTTAGCCTGGTGGATATCTACACGAAACGGGTGCCTGAAAATCTTCGTGGCAGCCTGTTTAATAATATCTGGAGCGCCAGTGGTAATAGCAGCAAGACTTTAGCTGATAATGTGTATGCTACCTCCGCACTCACAGCACATGCTAAAGTAATGAAACTGGTACAACTGCCACAGGAAGAAATGATCGCGGCACTTCGCAAAGACCTGGGTGTCCAGCTGGCCATTGCTTTACATGAAGGTTTTAAAGAAAATGTTGCACCACAGCTATCAGCACTGCAACTGCAGATCAACGACCGTCAACGCACCTATATGCAGGCACAGATGGATGTTTTGGCCGGTAAGAAGAATTTCTATCCGGATGCCAACAGTACCCTGCGTGTTACCTATGGTAAGGTAGATGGCTACAGCCCTAAAGATGGCGTAGATTATGACTACTATACCTGGCTGGATGGTGTGATGGAAAAATATATTCCTGGCGACTATGAGTTCGATGTACCTGCAAAACTGATTGAACTCTACAAGAAAAAAGACTACGGCAGATATGGCGTTAACGGTAAAATGCCGGTATGCTTCATCGCGAGCAACCATACTACCGGTGGTAACTCCGGAAGTCCGGCGCTGAATGCCTACGGACAGCTGATCGGTCTTAACTTCGACCGCACCTGGGAAGGTACCATGAGCGATATTAACTATGATCCTTCTATCTGTAGAAATATCATGGTAGATATCCGCTATGTGTTGTTTATCGTAGATAAATTTGCCGGCTGTACAAGGCTGGTGGATGAAATGAAACTGGTGAACTAA
- a CDS encoding bifunctional 2-polyprenyl-6-hydroxyphenol methylase/3-demethylubiquinol 3-O-methyltransferase UbiG — protein sequence MIYRNTCPLCGSSQIHEALTAKDYTVSKETFGIWHCGTCTGRFTQNVPDGAHIGKYYQSQEYISHTETKEGLINRLYHSVRKITLRSKQNWVRSASGLKQGTLLDIGSGTGAFLHYMKTGGWNVTGLEPDDTARHNAKQLYQIEALPVDQLFTLQQQQFDAITMWHVLEHVHELHRYLEQMRKLVKPEGAIIIAVPNYTSLDASYYKGFWAAYDVPRHLYHFSPAAMESLLAQHGITVVKKHPMVFDGFYVSLLSEKYKTGKSRLLQGFWHGLRSYRRGLKEVDRCSSIVYECKISS from the coding sequence TTGATTTATCGAAATACCTGTCCGCTTTGTGGATCCTCTCAAATACATGAAGCGCTAACAGCTAAAGACTACACTGTATCTAAAGAAACCTTTGGTATCTGGCATTGCGGTACCTGTACTGGTCGTTTCACACAGAATGTACCTGATGGTGCGCATATCGGCAAATATTACCAGTCGCAGGAATACATCTCCCATACAGAAACAAAAGAGGGTTTGATTAACCGCCTCTATCACAGCGTAAGAAAAATTACCCTTCGCAGCAAACAAAACTGGGTTAGGTCGGCAAGTGGCCTGAAACAGGGAACCCTGCTTGATATCGGCAGTGGCACCGGTGCATTTCTGCATTATATGAAAACCGGAGGCTGGAATGTGACTGGCCTGGAACCGGATGATACGGCGCGTCACAATGCCAAACAGCTGTACCAGATCGAGGCGTTGCCGGTAGATCAGCTGTTTACGCTGCAGCAGCAACAGTTCGACGCCATTACCATGTGGCATGTACTCGAGCATGTTCATGAGCTGCACCGTTACCTGGAACAAATGCGTAAGCTCGTCAAACCGGAAGGCGCCATCATTATTGCCGTTCCAAATTACACTTCCCTGGATGCCAGCTACTACAAAGGGTTCTGGGCTGCCTATGATGTTCCGCGCCACCTGTACCACTTCTCTCCAGCCGCGATGGAGTCGCTGCTGGCACAGCATGGTATCACGGTAGTAAAGAAACATCCAATGGTATTCGATGGCTTTTATGTTAGCTTGCTCAGCGAAAAATATAAAACCGGGAAAAGCAGGCTGCTGCAAGGTTTCTGGCATGGACTACGCTCCTATCGCAGAGGCCTTAAAGAGGTGGACCGTTGCAGTTCTATTGTCTATGAATGTAAAATATCTTCATAA
- a CDS encoding M23 family metallopeptidase codes for MIIYALLGMTLLLAFLSLRFVWLAGKRPPGVSFSYLFLGIGLGTFVYLFGTWVYLSIYAGYLFGVLFLLDLLAVFIRKKSPHTPPARWKVRANLGLAVLLLTLNLLYFTGTTGKPAVIELSFPFRGNRYYVLQGGKGLPTNVFHFSLRGAIYAMDIVKLNRFGGRADKVFSRNLPDYEIFGDTLYAPCNGRVVRAYSNNPDNIPPNMKRGPKNTNQVLLETDSCYIFMGHLRMNSVLVHDGDEVVTGQPLACIGNSGFSTEPHLHIQVHKKQGDIPWYLGTPLYIHFNGKGYLLNDVIRNPGH; via the coding sequence ATGATTATATATGCCTTATTAGGTATGACCCTGCTGTTGGCGTTTTTGAGTCTGCGGTTTGTTTGGTTGGCAGGGAAACGGCCACCAGGCGTATCCTTCAGTTATCTTTTTCTGGGAATAGGCTTAGGCACTTTCGTGTATTTGTTTGGCACCTGGGTTTATCTGAGCATATATGCCGGTTATTTATTCGGCGTACTTTTTTTGCTGGATCTGCTGGCTGTTTTTATCCGTAAGAAGTCGCCCCATACACCGCCGGCCCGGTGGAAAGTAAGGGCTAACCTCGGTCTGGCAGTACTGCTGCTGACACTTAACCTGCTTTATTTTACCGGAACGACCGGCAAACCAGCGGTAATAGAGCTATCATTTCCATTCAGGGGAAACAGGTATTATGTTTTGCAGGGAGGTAAGGGCCTGCCTACAAATGTTTTTCATTTCAGCCTGCGCGGGGCGATTTATGCGATGGATATTGTTAAACTGAACAGGTTTGGAGGCAGGGCAGATAAGGTTTTTTCAAGAAATCTACCCGATTATGAAATCTTCGGCGATACGTTATATGCTCCCTGCAACGGCCGTGTAGTACGGGCTTACAGTAATAATCCGGATAATATTCCTCCCAATATGAAGCGGGGGCCGAAAAATACCAATCAGGTGTTGCTGGAAACAGACAGCTGCTATATCTTCATGGGTCACCTCCGGATGAACAGTGTGCTGGTGCATGACGGTGATGAAGTAGTAACAGGGCAGCCACTGGCTTGTATTGGTAATTCCGGCTTCAGTACGGAACCGCACCTGCATATACAGGTACATAAAAAACAAGGGGATATTCCCTGGTATCTGGGAACTCCCCTTTATATTCATTTTAATGGAAAAGGCTATCTGCTGAACGATGTGATCCGGAACCCCGGCCACTGA